In a genomic window of Cryptococcus deuterogattii R265 chromosome 12, complete sequence:
- a CDS encoding dUTP pyrophosphatase has translation MDQLQPLSEFVAEMDVKLLSDRATLPTHGSVFAAGMDLYSAEHKVIPARGRALVDLQLSIAVPQGHYGRIAPRSGLASKHGIQTGAGVIDSDYRGPVMVLLFNHSDVDFEVNPKDRIAQLILERISVPKLRQVESLDATVRGAGGFGSTGGFGPVPKKQKVEEEIVEATIIKRKEI, from the exons ATGGACCAATTGCAG CCTCTCTCGGAATTTGTCGCGGAAATGGACGTTAAACTACTCTCTGACCGGGCAACTTTACCAACCCACGGTTCTGTTTTCGCCGCCGGTATGGACCTTTACTCTGCCGAGCACAAGGTTATCCCCGCCCGAGGACGTGCCCTTGTGGATCTTCAGCTTTCTATCGCAGTCCCTCAAGGACACTATGGTCGTATCGCACCCCGAAGCGGACTTG CTTCCAAACATGGTATTCAGACCGGAGCTGGTGTCATTGACTCTGATTATCGAGGGCCTGTAATGGtgcttctcttcaaccATTCAGATGTAGACTTTGAAG TGAATCCCAAAGACCGCATTGCCCAACTGATCCTGGAAAGGATCTCCGTTCCCAAGCTCAGACAAGTCGAG TCTCTTGACGCTACAGTCCGTGGGGCTGGAGGTTTTGGCTCTACCGGTGGCTTTGGACCGGTTCCCAAGAAAcaaaaggtggaggaggaaatcGTAGAGGCGACCATTAtcaagagaaaggagattTAA
- a CDS encoding long-chain fatty acid transporter, with product MVNTKAQFDKAVAIVKGLPEDGPVKPTQEDKLAFYAHFKQANEGDVSGPAPGMFDFVGKAKYNAWKKISGMSKEDAMAKYVELLTEMLKKSDDEASKQYLAELEAAGASA from the exons ATGGTCAACACCAAGGCTCAGTTCGACAAGGCTGTCGCTATCGTCAAGGGTCTCCCCGAGGACGGACCTGTTAAGCCTACTCAGGAGGACAAGCTCGCT TTCTACGCCCATTTCAAGCAGGCTAACGAAGGTGACGTTTCCGGCCCTGCTCCTGGTATGTTCGACTTTGTCGGCAAGGCCAAGTACAATGcctggaagaagatttctGGGATGAGCAAGGAGGACGCTATGGCTAAGTACGTTGAACTTTTGACTGAG ATGCTCAAGAAGTCCGATGACGAGGCGTCTAAGCAGTACCTCGCCGAGCTCGAGG CTGCTGGTGCCAGTGCTTAA
- a CDS encoding NADH dehydrogenase (ubiquinone) Fe-S protein 6: MSLLRSARVLRLSRPVSLARSYATPPTPSTAPLPEKQPDASSPAYLQQSPNIPTTWSTSQNPKPHAYDNARFEQTAWEFQPNEPSAMGMVAEYPVRLVQGRKAACDGGGGALGHPKIFINLDKPGPKVCGYCGIRFEQAHDAHH, translated from the exons ATGTCCCTTCTCAGATCAGCCCGTGTCCTCCGACTCTCCAGACCCGTCTCCCTTGCCAGGAGTTACGCCACCcctccaactccttccACAGCCCCCCTTCCCGAGAAGCAACCGGAtgcctcttctcctgccTACCTTCAACAATCGCCCAACATCCCTACAACCTGGTCCACAAGCCAGAATCCCAAGCCTCATGCGTACGACAACGCACGATTCGAACAAACTGCTTGGGAATTTCAACCCAACGAGCCAAGCGCGATGGGAATGGTTGCAGAGTACCCTGTGAGGCTCGttcaaggaaggaaagctgCTTGTGATGGTG GCGGTGGTGCTCTTGGTCACCCCAAAATTTTTATCAACCTT GATAAGCCCG GACCCAAGGTTTGCGGCTACTG TGGCATCCGCTTCGAGCAAGCACACGATGCGCACCACTAG